In Molothrus aeneus isolate 106 chromosome 13, BPBGC_Maene_1.0, whole genome shotgun sequence, a genomic segment contains:
- the ADAMTS7 gene encoding A disintegrin and metalloproteinase with thrombospondin motifs 7, which translates to MNGMSAGCPRDCPRDERDARGMSAGCPRHCPRDARDPGSPVSPSLPRSVPAGWARPEPAASPEPRSGSDIVHPIKVDESGAFLSYDLSHRALHRRSPASRSKLPAFYELQYRGQPLKFNLSLNRHLLAPGFVSERRFGGIAGAKIQPRSYNPCHMIGEVRGPLQVGLAALSTCDGLKGVFQLMNEDYFIEPVSSSPREEGAAQPHRIYKRQVLEARAEQGRSAPAPREPCGVPESQESLERSERRRERWEQKQHRRRRRRIKQRSISREKWVETLVVADTKMVEFHGSANIEKYVLTVMNMVAGLFHHASIGNPINIAIVRLILLEHEEEDLKISHHADNTLKSFCKWQKSINVKGDSHPLHHDVAVLLTRKDICAAMNRPCETLGLSHVAGMCQPHRSCNINEDTGLPLAFTVAHELGHSFGIQHDGSSNDCEPVGKRPFIMSPQLLYDTSPLTWSRCSREYITRFLDRGWGLCLDDPPARELLDFPLVPPGVLYDVGHQCRLQYGPYSTFCDDMDSVCSTLWCTVGNTCHSKLDAAVDGTACGESKWCFNGECVPVGFRPEPIDGGWSSWSAWASCSRSCGAGVQSAERHCSHPTPKYGGRYCLGERKRFRICNVRRCPLDKPSFRQVQCSQFNPMLYKGKLYKWTPVPNNMNPCELHCRPEHEYFAEKLRDAVVDGTPCYDSDASRDVCINGICKNVGCDYEIDSHAVEDRCGVCHGDGSTCHTVHKTFEDSEGLGYVDIGIIPVGAREIRIEEVAEAGNFLALRSEDPEKYFLNGGWTIQWNGDYRVAGTTFTYKRTGNWENLTSPGPTVEPVWIQLLFQETNPGVRYQYTIQRPADSENEIEQPEFLWRFGSWTTCTATCGTGVQRQVVHCVERLAGLVEERFCDALTRPDDQQRTCSEEPCPARWWVGEWQQCSATCGRAGLMKRTVLCIQSVGLDEQRALQPADCQHLTKPDATMPCHPEVPCPSPWALGNWSECSVTCGNGTQRRPVHCSNSTGAPCDPAQRPSPERLCSLPQCHQEWDSTDWSGSGSSSREVFNEIHYIPSNHVPKFNPLVPNVPESNDVNVITEGDFSARKGNVFVDDFYYDYNFINFHEDLSYYPFTEKESKAEEPKAELSTDGTEGPWELPTESLLTTELGGESQGQPGPEEEHTSAPVRGQDTEPGGDLASSDLLSTGPEDVGSATPRYSTPGFLGEQEEDTVPVPHSEHHPPTQSSVSPNSANQGQAGPWDGPHGAVPSRSSLGQDLPAPWGPHPADVGRGSAQVDVALGPAARGSSSSSEGRVGTQGRGTAGRGHGDSREMALATSSGIPGAAPQPSEQHGWAGMPGGMLDTWAGGQSHGTERADLALHGPGWEVAGSAGSPHPALSPAPVGQGGHQPERHSPTAPTSTPSLATTAPPVPLSPAMPGPGTQLTSSGLSQQGGLGPAVPTAPAHGPPAHTAGPPREWGTQGVSLHPDLASRHTELTSHGTPLSIPAPRDPSPWAAPGTPTRDPSPWELSQPSPLPPLLWEKRLEEEEEEEALLPPSPPAAAPAKPSWEVGNWSECSATCGLGAVWRSVRCSTGPDGGCPAADRPVPARRCSLRPCSAWRVGTWSKCSRSCGGGTKVRDVHCVDTRDQRLLRPFHCQAGLAQPPAQLPCHSAPCLDWYTSSWRECSEPCGGGEQARLVTCPEPGRCEESLRPNSTRPCNSQPCTTWVVGSWGQCSAPCGGGIQRRQVKCIDTRSGVAEEDSSLCDHEPRPESTQKCNPQECDSSEPGVPCERDRLSFAFCRTLRLLGRCPLPTVRAQCCRSCQRGQQRGQQRLSRR; encoded by the exons ATGAACGGGATGAGCGCGGGGTGCCCGCGGGATTGTCCGCGGGATGAGCGGGATGCCCGCGGGATGAGCGCCGGGTGTCCGCGGCATTGTCCGCGGGATGCTCGCGATCCGGGCAGCCCGGTGTCCCCGTCGCTGCCGCGCTCCGTGCCCGCGGGCTGGGCACGCCCGGAGCCCGCAGCCAGCCCCG AGCCGCGCTCCGGCAGCGACATCGTCCATCCCATCAAGGTCGACGAGAGCGGAGCCTTCCTGTCCTACGACTTGTCCCACCGGGCCCTTCACCGGAGGTCTCCTGCCTCCAGGAGCAAGCTCCCCGCCTTCTACGAGCTGCAGTACAGAGGGCAACCCCTGAAATTCAACCTGAGCCTCAACAGGCACCTCCTGGCCCCGGGCTTTGTCAGCGAGAGGCGTTTCGGGGGCATCGCCGGCGCCAAGATCCAGCCCCGCTCCTACAACCCGTGCCACATGATCGGGGAGGTGCGGGGCCCGCTGCAGGTGGGGCTGGCTGCCCTCAGCACCTGCGATGGCCTG AAAGGTGTGTTTCAGCTCATGAACGAGGACTATTTCATCGAGCCCGTGTCCAGCAGCCCCcgggaggagggagcagcacagccccacaggatCTACAAgcgccaggtgctggaggccagggctgagcagggcaggagcgcCCCAGCCCCGCGGGAGCCCTGCGGCGTGCCAG AGTCTCAGGAAAGCCTGGAGCGGTCTGAGAGGCGCAGGGAGAGGtgggagcagaagcagcacaggaggaggaggaggaggatcaAGCAGCGCTCCATCAGCAGGGAGAAGTGGGTGGAGACGCTGGTGGTGGCAGACACCAAGATGGTGGAGTTCCACGGCAGTGCCAACATCGAGAAGTACGTGCTGACCGTCATGAACATG GTGGCAGGGCTGTTCCACCACGCCAGCATCGGGAACCCCATCAACATCGCCATAGTGCGGCTGATCCTGCTGGAGCACGAGGAG GAGGACCTGAAGATCTCCCACCACGCAGACAACACCTTGAAAAGCTTCTGCAAGTGGCAGAAGAGCATCAACGTGAAGGGAGACTCCCACCCCCTGCACCACGACGTCGCTGTGCTGCTCACCAG GAAGGACATCTGTGCTGCCATGAACAGGCCCTGTGAgaccctggggctgtcccacgTGGCCGGGATGTGCCAGCCCCACCGGAGCTGCAACATCAACGAGGACACGGGGCTGCCGCTCGCCTTCACCGTGGCCCACGAGCTGGGACACAG TTTTGGGATTCAGCATGATGGAAGCAGCAATGACTGTGAGCCAGTTGGGAAAAGACCTTTCATCATGTCTCCACAGCTCCTGTATGACACGTCCCCACTCACCTGGTCCCGCTGCAGCCGCGAGTACATCACACGCTTCCTCGA ccggggctgggggctgtgcctggaTGATCCCCCGGCCCGGGAGCTGCTGGACTTTCCCCTGGTGCCCCCGGGTGTCCTGTACGACGTGGGCCACCAGTGCCGGCTGCAGTACGGCCCCTACTCCACCTTCTGCGACGACATGGAC AGTGTCTGCAGCACGCTGTGGTGCACGGTGGGGAACACGTGTCACTCCAAGCTGGATGCAGCTGTGGATGGCACAGCCTGCGGGGAGAGCAAG TGGTGCTTCAATGGCGAGTGTGTTCCCGTGGGCTTCCGGCCCGAGCCCATCGACGGcggctggagctcctggagcgcCTGGGCCTCCTGCTCCcgcagctgtggggcaggagtgCAGAGTGCTGAGAGGCACTGCAGCCACCCCAC GCCCAAGTACGGGGGCCGGTACTGCCTGGGCGAGCGCAAGCGGTTCCGGATCTGCAACGTGCGGCGCTGCCCCCTGGACAAGCCCTCCTTCCGCCAGGTCCAGTGCAGCCAGTTCAACCCCATGCTCTACAAGGGGAAGCTCTACAAGTGGACTCCAGTGCCCAACAACA TGAACCCCTGCGAGCTGCACTGCCGGCCCGAGCACGAGTACTTTGCGGAGAAGCTGCGGGACGCGGTGGTGGACGGCACGCCCTGCTACGACAGCGACGCCAGCCGCGACGTCTGCATCAACGGCATCTGCAAG AACGTGGGCTGTGACTATGAGATTGACTCGCACGCCGTGGAGGATCGCTGCGGGGTGTGCCACGGGGACGGCTCCACCTGCCACACCGTCCACAAGACCTTCGAGGACAGCGAGGGGCTGG GCTATGTGGACATTGGGATTATCCCCGTGGGAGCCCGGGAGATCCGGATTGAAGAGGTGGCAGAAGCCGGGAATTTCCTGGCGCTGCGGAGCGAGGACCCCGAGAAGTATTTCCTGAATGGAGGCTGGACCATCCAGTGGAACGGGGACTACAGGGTGGCAGGGACCACCTTCACCTACAAGAGGACAGGCAACTGGGAGAACCTCACCTCTCCGGGGCCCACCGTGGAGCCCGTGTGGATCCAG ctgctgttCCAGGAGACCAACCCCGGGGTGAGGTACCAGTACACGATCCAGCGCCCAGCTGACAGCGAGAACGAGATCGAGCAGCCCGAGTTCCTGTGGCGCTTTGGCTCCTGGACCACCTGCACGGCCACCTGTGGGacag GGGTGCAGCGGCAGGTGGTGCACTGCGTGGAGAGGCTGGCGGGGCTGGTGGAGGAGCGGTTCTGCGACGCGCTGACGCGCCCCGACGACCAGCAGCGCACCTGCAGCgaggagccctgcccagccag GTGGTGGGTGGGTGAGTGGCAGCAGTGCTCAGCCACGTGTGGCCGGGCAGGGCTGATGAAGAGGACGGTGCTGTGCATCCAGAGCGTGGGGCTGGATGAGCAGAgggccctgcagccagcagacTGCCAGCACCTCACCAAGCCAGATGCCACCATGCCCTGCCACCCAGAGgtcccctgcccctccccgTGGGCTCTGGGCAACTGGTCCGAG tgctcagtgacCTGTGGGAACGGGACCCAGCGGCGCCCCGTGCACTGCAGCAACAGCACTGGGGCCCCGTGCGACCCTGCCCAGAGACCCAGCCCCGAGAGGCTTTGCTCCTTGCCACAGTGCCACCAGGAATGGGACAGCACAGACTGGTCTGGCAGCGGCTCCTCCAGCAGGGAGGTGTTTAATGAAATCCATTACATCCCCAGCAACCACGTTCCTAAATTTAACCCCTTAGTCCCAAACGTCCCAGAGTCCAACGATGTCAACGTCATCACCGAGGGGGACTTCtcagccaggaaaggaaacGTCTTTGTTGATGACTTTTACTACGATTATAACTTCATCAACTTCCACGAGGATCTGTCCTACTACCCCTTCACGgagaaggagagcaaagccgaggagccaaaggcagagctgagcacgGATGGCACGGAggggccctgggagctgcccacTGAGTCCCTGCTCACCACCGAGCTGGGAGGAGAGAGCCAGGGCCAGCCGGGCCCCGAGGAGGAGCACACTTCTGCCCCTGTGCGTGGGCAAGACACAGAGCCTGGGGGGGATTTAGCCTCGAGTGACCTCCTGAGCACGGGCCCCGAGGATGTGGGGTCAGCCACTCCCAGATACAGCACCCCTGGCTTTTTgggtgagcaggaggaggatACGGTGCCTGTGCCCCACTCTGAGCATCACCCGCCCACTCAGAGCTCTGTGAGCCCCAACTCTGCAAaccagggccaggcagggccctGGGATGGGCCCCACGGAGCcgtgcccagcaggagcagcctggggcaggatctccctgctccctggggtcCCCACCCCGCTGATGTGGGCcggggcagtgcccaggtggatgtggcccttgggCCAGCAGCacggggcagcagcagcagcagcgagggCCGTGTGGGCACACAGGGAcgtggcactgcagggagaggcCACGGGGACTCCAGGGAAATGGCTCTGGCCACCAGCAGCGGCATTCCtggtgcagccccacagcccagcgAGCAGCACgggtgggcagggatgccagggGGGATGCTGGACACGTGGGCAGGAGGGCAATCCCATGGCACGGAGAGGGCAGATCTTGCCCTGCATGGCCcgggctgggaggtggcagggagtgctggcagcccccaccctgccctgagTCCCgctcctgtgggacagggagggcacCAGCCAGAGcgccacagccccacagcccccacctCAACCCCCTCGCTGGCCACAACAGCCCCTCCagtgcccctgtcccctgccatgCCCGGGCCAGGCACCCAGCTCACCTCCAGTGGCCTCAGCCAGCAGGGTGGCCTGGGCCCAGCcgtgcccacagccccagctcatGGCCCACCTGCCCACACTGCAGGGCCCCCCCGGGaatgggggacacagggggtgTCCCTGCACCCGGATCTGGCATCACGCCACACTGAGCTGACCTCCCACGGGACCCCACTCAGCATCCCTGCTCCGAGGGACCCCTCAccatgggcagccccagggacaccaaCGAGGGACCCCTCACCGTGG GAgttgtcccagcccagccctttgccccccctgctctgggagaagaggctggaggaggaggaggaggaggaggctctgCTTCCACCGTcaccccctgcagcagcccctgccaagccCAGCTGGGAGGTCGGGAACTGGAGTGAG TGCTCGGCCACGTGCGGCCTGGGCGCGGTGTGGCGCTCCGTGCGCTGCAGCACTGGCCCTGACGGTGGCTGTCCCGCGGCCGACAGGCCCGTCCCCGCCCGGAGGTGCTCCCTGAGACCCTGCTCGGCCTGGCGTGTGGGCACCTGGAGCAAG tgctccaggagctgtggtGGGGGCACCAAGGTGCGGGACGTTCACTGCGTTGACACCCGGGACCAGCGGCTGCTGCGGCCCTTCCACTGCCAGgcggggctggcacagcccccggcacagctgccctgccaCAGTGCCCCGTGCCTGGACTGGTACACGTCCTCCTGGAGAGAG TGCTCGGAGCCGTGTGGTGGCGGGGAGCAGGCCCGGCTGGTGACGTGCCCGGAGCCGGGGCGCTGCGAGGAGAGCCTGAGGCCCAACAGCACCCGGCCCTGcaacagccagccctgcaccaCCTGGGTGGtgggctcctggggacag TGCTCAGCTCCCTGTGGAGGGGGCATCCAGCGGCGGCAGGTGAAGTGCATCGACACCAGGAGCGGGGTGGCCGAGGAGGACAGCAGCCTGTGTGACCACGAGCCCCGGCCAGAGAGCACCCAGAAGTGCAACCCCCAGGAGTGCGACAGCTCCGAGCCAG GTGTGCCCTGCGAGCGCGACCGCCTGAGCTTCGCCTTCTGCCGGACGCTGCGGCTGCTGGGCCGGTGCCCGCTGCCCACCGTGCGTGCCCAGTGCTGCCGGAGCTGCCAGCGCGGCCAGCAGCGCGGCCAGCAGCGCCTGTCCCgcaggtga